The following DNA comes from Capsicum annuum cultivar UCD-10X-F1 chromosome 7, UCD10Xv1.1, whole genome shotgun sequence.
aaaaaaaataagttatatgaagttaaaaattaaaatagttgtgAGGAAAATGACATCTTATCATAGTTAATTGGATCTCATTTTCCATAGAAAATGTTCGGTGATgcttgattagagagagattttTTTTAACTCGAgaaacatataatctatatatatatatataaaaggatcATCGAAGGTTGTTGATGTGGCATGCCCCAATGATCAGGAagtctatttatcttttttttttggtttttttgatggtttttttattcattatcatctatttttttaattaataaaactcATTAATTATCATTTTGTCATTACCAAGCATTAATCATCATTAATCAAGCAAAATCTTAATCCACCAAAATCATCGATCTTCCTCCTTTTTCCCTGTCGGCTTTTCCTCATTTCACCATTTTGGCATTGGCATTTTGTTGCAAGAACAATTAATCaggtgattttttttaaaattgattttcatTTATATGGGTTCTGTTTGATTGATCTAATAAACCAGAGGAGAATTAAGAACTGCTGGCGTATGTGAATATGTTGCAATCACAATTAACCaggtgattttttttaaatttgattttgatttatctGATCAAATGAGTCCTGTTGGATTATGGTTGATGTTTGGGGTACTTTCTAAAGTTCTTATATAGGTGAAGAGCTTCTAAGCGGAGAGATTCGGTAATTCAAGAAGCTACTGCAGAGGAGAAGCAAGAACTGCTGGCATATGTCAATATGTTGCAAACACAATTAACCTAGTGATTAATGAGTTCTGTTGGATTATGGTTGATGTTTGGGGAACTTTGTAAAGTTCTTATATAGACAAAGAGCTTGTAATTCAATATTTGATTTAACATTGTATCTAAGCATATCTTTATCTTTGTTGGGTCCTCTAAATTGTGGCTGAAGGAGTTTGCTTTAGGAGAAATACTTCAGATCTTGCACATGATTTTTAATATGAAGAAATGACTTATACAAACTCAATTCGGATGGCAACCGGTTAAGATTACACTTTCATAGATCGTCCTCGATTCAGGGGTGGTTGCTGCAACATAAAATACTTGGTGACTTCTCTAGAAAAGCTCCTCCACCTTTGGCTTGTGATAATGAGGTTATCGATGACCTAACAATCTTTGCAAAATATGGTTCAGTGGACATAGGGAGGCCTAATGAGGCAACATGGTTGTTTGCCTTTAGCCCTCCAAATGAGTTCAATCCATTAATGTACTTAACTTTTGTTGTTTTCTGGAAAGATTTTTTGCCTGTGCCTACAATGGTTATTGAGCTTACTATTGCTGCTCAGAATGTACTCATTGTTGCCATTGTTTTCTGACCATCATTTATTtgcttttttaatattttgacttCTCTCGATGAAAATCCTTCCATAACTGGTACCAATATGTGGAATTTTGATATGTAAAATATGTGTCTTGTGTTGCAGGACTGCTTTTGAATGCCTATGCAAAATTGCTACTTAGACATATGAGCTTAGTCTATTTCATAACTGAGTTAACTATTTTTATTTAGAGCATTTAAGGAGAAAGAATTTTCTCAAAAGAATTCCTTGATGGAGGGTGTTTGTTCATGTAAAAGAGACCACTATGCTGATAAGAACATAACTAGAAGAGGCTTCTCCAGTAGATACTTCAAATTTGGGAGCTTAAAATGGCTCGACTCCTCCCTTTTTTGCCAACCGCGTGTTGTCAATTTCACCGAAGTAGCTGTCCGTCCCTCCTTTAGTTATGCATTCGTAAAATATATGAGGTAACTGATTCTCTCTGCTGCATCCTTTTGAGGACTATGGTTGAGTACTTGTGTTTTTTCGGCAACTCTTATACTCTCTATATAAACAAGAAATCACCAAATATCATTCATTTTCGATACTCCCAAGGGACATAATCCAGTATTCAACCATCTGGTGGACTCATGCAGCCTTTCTAATAACTGTATTTATGCTTTTAGAGGTTGCGCCCTGCAGGTAAAGTCCTTGCTTGATAGGATATGTGCATGGGATATGTGCATAAAACATATCGATGGTAATTATTGCTACTCCGGTTGATGATATATCATATGTTAATCTATTCCTCTACTGCGACTAATTTGACAAAGAAGGATCGTCTCTTCTAAAGGGAATATAATTGCTTTTATTTCCTGTCTGTCATGGGGTATTTGAGTTAGTTATTTGCTTTCAACTGTCATTTCTCTTCTGAATATggttaatttcaaatatttagcTTGAGTTCGAGGATTAGGATAGCAAGTTAGTTAGTAGTCGTGCCCTTTTTCGCAAGGTTTAGTAtgtcttttttcttcttaattgtgTTGGTTAATGTTAATTTCAACTTTAGTGGTTTGTAAGATGTTTAAAAATTGGATTTTTAAGCTGGATTTTAGAAGGCGTTTGGCTAATATGGTTAATTTCAACTTTAGTGGTTTGAAAGATGTTCAAAATTGGATTTTTGAGCTAATTTTTAGAGGAGGTTTGGCTTATATTGGTTAATTTCAAGCATTTAGTGGGAGTTCAACAATAAGGTCAAAGGTAGTTAGTAGTCATTCCAGAAGGAAGATACAAGGTTCAGTATGAGAAAGGTTCTTCTGCTGGGCTTCTTCATTATGCTTATGGAAAAACTGCTACTCCAGTATAATGGTTAGTTTTTAAGCTTTTGTGggttcttgtattttttcttcttaattgtgtttattgatgttaAATTTAACTTTAGTGGGTTGTGAGATggttaatttcaaatatttagtGCGAGTTCGAGGATTAGGATAGAAAGTTAGTTAGTAGTTGTGCCCTTTTTCGCAGGGTTTAGTAtgtcttttttcttcttaattatgTTGGTTGATGTTAATTTCAACTTTAGTGGTTTGTAAGATgtttaaagattgaatttttaagcTGAATTTTAGAAGGCGTTTGGCTAATATGGTTAATTTCAACTTTAGCAGTTTGAAAGATGTTCAAAATTGGATTTTTGAGCTGGTTTTTAGAAGAGGTTTGGCTTATATTGGTTAATTTCAAGCATTTAGTGGGAGTTCAACAATAAGGTTGAAGGTAGTTAGTAGTCGTTCCAGAAGGAAGATACAAGGTTCAGTATGAGAAAGGTTCTTCTGCTGGGCATCTTCATTATGCTTATGGAAAACTGCTACTCCGGTATAAAGGTTAGGTTTTAAGCTTTTGTgggtttttgtattttttcttcttaattgtgGTTATTGATGTTAAATTCAACTTTAATGGTTTGTTAGATggttaaatattgaattttaagctgagttttACAAGGGAATTAGTTAATATGGTTAATTTCAACTTTAGTGGTTTGTAAGATGCCCAAAATTAGATTTTTGAGCTGAGTTTTAAAAGGGGTTTAGATTCAGCTTTAGTGGTTTGTGAGATGCTCAAAATTAGATTTGAGTTGAGTTTTAGAATGAGTTTGGCTAATATGGTTAATTTCAAGTTTTGTGGTTTGTAAGATGCTCAAAATTGGATTTTGAGCTGAATTTTAGAAGGGGTTAGGCTAATATGGGTTAATTTAAACATTTAGTATGAGTTTggggattaggatagaaggttagatGGTAGTCGTTCCCTATTTCAAGATTCCAGAAGGAAGATACAAGCTTTAGTATGAGAAGACTCATCTTGCAGAGCTTCTTTATCACGCTCATGGCAAGACTGTAACTCAGGTATAAAGATTATCTTTGGATgtttgttgtatttattgatggtAATTTCAACTTTAGTGGTTTGTAAGATGGTCAAGATTGAATTTGTTAGCAGAGATTTTGATGGGTTTTTACTAATATATTAATTTCAGTATGAGAAACCCTATCCTGAATAGCTTCTTCACTATGCTCATGGCAAAACTGCTCAGGTATAAAGTTAGTTCTCAGGCTTTTATGggttcttttttcttcttcttaattgtgtttattgatgttaATTTCAACTTTAGTGGTCTGTTAGATGATTAAACATTGGATCATTGAGCAGAGTTTTTGAAGGGGTTTGGCTAATATGGGTTAATTTCAAACATTTAGTGTGAGAGGTATAGTGATCAGCTCTTAATCTTTGTGGGTTCTTCTCTTTTCTCTTGTACTTTAATGGTTTGTTCGATGGTTAAAGATTGGAATTTTAGGATGAGTTTTACAAAGGGCTTTTCTAATATGGTTAATTTCATGTTTATTGGTTTGTAAGATGCTCAAAATTGGAATTTTTTTAGTTGAGTTTTAGTTGAGAAATACAGTGCACAATGTAGACCCTTGTGGTTTGGCCCTTCCCCTGACCCGCACATAATGAGGCGCCTTAATGCATCGGCCTACCCTTTTAGTGTTAGAGGTATAGAGATTAGCTCTTAAGCTTTGATTTAAGTTCAACTTTAGTTGTTTGTAGATGGTCAAGATTGGATCTTAAAGCTAAGTTTTAAAAGGGGTCGGGTCAATATGGGTTAATTTCAAACATTTAATGTGAATTTATCTGCCCTACCAAGGCTGGGCTAGGCTTTGATGGATTCgtaattttttccttcttaattgtgtttattgatgttcTTCGGGACATTTCCCACTAAGCGATCTATATGAATCATTAATTTTCCTTTCATGGAGCTTCTTCCTTATTCATATAATTCCGTATTTCAaaaaaatgttttaattttaagtaaaaTACCGGGGCCAAGTGTTATTTTTACCCAAGGCTTTGCTACTTCAGGTATTTTAACTGAAATACACCAATCTGAAATATTAGTACCGGCTCTTCAATCTGAGTGGTTAATAATGTACGTAAGTACTGATTGATCCTTATAGTAGTACCATACTTTTTCAGAAAAAACGTGCTTGTACTGATTGATCTTTATAGTAGATACCATTGTTGGTTAGACATTTAGACTCTACCATACATAACTTTGATAACTCACATTCTAATTGTTCTAGTTCTAACAGGAAAAGAGTCGCAATTGTTAGAAGTCGACCCTCAGGCCTTGCTGCTGCTGATCAGTTAAATAGATTGGGTCATAGTATCACAACGCTTGAACGTGCTGTTAGGATTGATGGTCTGATGATGTATGGTGTGCCCAACATGAAGACGGACAAAATTGATGTCGTTCAGAGATGGGTTGACCTTATGGAGAAGGAAGGGGTAAAATTTGTAGTCAATGCAAATGTCGGAAATGATCCTGTGTTCGCCTTGGATTGCCTCCGTGAAGATCATGAAGCAATTGTTTTGGTTGTTGGAACGACAAAGCCAAGGTGAGTACCATGGATGGTGTTGTATCACTTTTTGGTTTAGTATCTTTTTTGAATTAGTAATTGCTCACTCAAACTACTTCTTGACTTAATGGTAGGGACTTTCCCGTTCTTGGAAGAGACCTCTCAGGAGTCCATTTCGCAATAGAGTTTCTACACGCAAACACAAAAAGTTTGCTTGATAGCTATCTGCAGGATGAAAAATACATGTCCGCCAAGGGCAAGAAGGTGGTTGTTATTAGTAGAGGTGTTACTGGGACAGATTGTATAGGAACATCTTTTCGTCATGGTTGCAGCAGTATAGTTAATCTAGAGCTTCTCCCTCAGCCACTAAATACTAGGGCACCTGGAAATCCTTGGCCACAGGTTTgatcatgttttagttgattttaaccTCCTTACTTAGTTAGACTCTTGCTTTATGATTATTATGTGCATGATAGTTTCAGTGGCAACACAAGGTTTTTGACAGTTTAAATCTTGAAGGAActgcttttttttattttctgtggTAATTGCTAAAATTGACTTTATTGTCCAAGTTGGGATATGTCATAAAGTGGTCATGGAACTTCTGTTGATGAG
Coding sequences within:
- the LOC107876415 gene encoding glutamate synthase [NADH], amyloplastic-like, translating into MAKLLRKRVAIVRSRPSGLAAADQLNRLGHSITTLERAVRIDGLMMYGVPNMKTDKIDVVQRWVDLMEKEGVKFVVNANVGNDPVFALDCLREDHEAIVLVVGTTKPRDFPVLGRDLSGVHFAIEFLHANTKSLLDSYLQDEKYMSAKGKKVVVISRGVTGTDCIGTSFRHGCSSIVNLELLPQPLNTRAPGNPWPQV